CCAAATATTCGATTTCAAATTTAGTTGCATAATCTAAATCTGCTTTTCCAATAGGCATACTATCATTTATATTTACAGCGCTTTCTTTCTCATTCCATTTCACATCGCTATCTAAATTTTCTGCTACAAATCTAACTGGAACAAGTGTCGTACCAGACTCGACCTTAGGAGCAATTTCTAAACTTACACTTTCACCATTTACTAACGCTGTCTTTTTACCTATCTTTAATTCTATATTTTTGCTATCTTCTGCCAATTTTATAGTTTGATTTTCTTGATTCCAACTAACTTCTGCTCCAAGAGCTTCTGCTATAGCCCTAAGCGGCACTAATGTTCTACCATTTTCAATTTTTGACGAAACTGAAGTCTCTATGTGCTCTCCATTTACAAATAAATTTACGACATTAGCTGCAAATACGTGCGTCGACATCAAAAGACTGATAGCAATAACATTCAATCCTAATTTCCATTTTTTCATATTTTACACCTCTTTACTTTTTTTGATGGCATAAAAATACGCAAAGCGTAGTTTTTATCATCCTCGTGATTCTGCGCTTAAATCTGAAATTGGTAGTCTGATTCGTATCTTTTAGATCATTACAGTAGCGGGACTATATTGGAATCTCACCAAATTTCCCCAATCTCAAGTTTAAATTTCATCATCAATTATATCATATCTAAAATGATTATGAAGAGTTTTCTCACTTTACTCTATTCGTATTTTAAATTATATTTAATAATGATATACTTTAATTATTACCATTACTAAATATTTGGGAGGACATATGATTACTAAATCTTTTAAGAATTTCAAAAACACATTTAGATTTCTAATTCCATTTCTAAAAGAAAATCGGATAAACTATTTTTTAGGTATCATATTTTTACTTGGTGCGGATATTTTACAATTGATTATGCCAAAAGTTCTAGGTATACTTACTGACAAACTTCAATCGTACCAACTCAATCAAAATGATTTTATTTATTACATAGCAATAATTTTTTCAGTTGCCATAGGAGTTGCTATCTGTAGATTCAGCTGGAGAATGTTTATATTCGGTTCATCAAGAAAATTAGAATTTTCATTAAGAGAACTACTCTTTAAGCACTTAGAAACTCTGTCTCAAACCTTTTATCACAACTCTACAACTGGTGATCTTATGGCTCATGCTACTAATGATATTCAAGCTGTAAGAATGGCTTTTGGCGGTGGTATTGTAATGGCCGTAGATGCTTTTTTCTTGACACTATCTACTATATTTATGATGGCTATAAACATAAATTTGACTTTAACGTTAATCGCTCTTATACCACTACCTATAATAGCAATATTAATTGGCCTGTTCGGGCCTAAGGTTCAAAACAGATTCAAAAATGTTCAGGAAGCATTTTCCCAACTAACTAATAAGGTTCAGGAAAATTTCTCTGGAATTAGGGTTATAAAATCTTTTGTACAAGAAAGAAATGTAAATAATGATTTTTGCGATGTAAATGATTTAAATCTAAGAAAAAATATGAATTTAGTTAAACTATTTGGGTTTATGATGCCAATGGTGACATTCGTTTCATCTCTTAGCTTTATTGTAGCTCTGTCTTTAGGTGGTTATATGGTAATTAATCTTCAAATCACACTTGGACAATTTGTTTCATTTGTAACATATCTTGGCCTTCTAACATGGCCTATGATGGCGATAGGATTCGTCGTAAATATATTACAGCGCGGAATGGCTTCAATGAAAAGAATAAATAAAATACTTGAAACTATGCCTGAAGTAACTGATAGAGCCGCTGATTTTTCCATTAACGATTTTGATGGAACCTTAGAATACAGAAATGTTTCATTTTCATATCCTAATTCAGATTTCCCAGCGCTCGAAAACATATCATTTAAATTAGAAGCTGGCAAAACACTTGCAATAGTTGGGAGAACTGGCTCGGGTAAAACAACTCTAGTCAATTTGCTCCTAAGACGATTTACAGATTACAGTGGTTCTATAACTATAGATCAAACACCGATAGAACATTACCCTTTAAAAATTTTAACTGAAAAAATTGGTTATGTTCCTCAATCTGTATTTTTATTTTCTACATCAATTGAAGATAATTTGAATTTTGCAGGATTAAACACTACAAGTGACTCTATGGAAAAAGCATGTTCTAACGCAATGATTTTGGATGAAATAAATAGATTTCCCAATGGTTTCAACACTATACTTGGAGAAAAAGGTGTAAATCTATCTGGTGGTCAAAAACAAAGACTATCTATTGCTAGGGCTCTCATAAAAAAACCTCGGATATTGATTCTTGATGATAGTCTTTCTGCCGTAGATACTAGTACTGAAGAACAGATTCTATATCATTTAAATATAAATACTAACGATTCTAGCACTATCTTAATAGCGCATAGATTGTCGACTCTCCAAAATGCAGATCACATAATCGTTTTAGATGAAGGTAAAATCATTCAAAGCGGTAATCATGAACAGTTAGTTACTAAAAACGGTTTGTATAAAGATTTATATGAAAAGCAACAGCTAGAAGACATTTTGTCTAAGGAGGTCTAATATGTCAACCAAACGTTCACATAATATATTCTTACGATTACTAAAATATGCTAAGCCATATATTTCACTTTTATTGATTTGTCTACTATTTGTTTTTCTATCAACTGCTGCTGATTTAGCAAGACCATATTTAATAAAAATAGCAATTGATGATTGTATAACACCATCAAATGAAATAGTTTCATATGATGGTAAAGATTATAAACTCTTGATATATGATAATTCTCCTCTTTTAATAGATGCATCAAACGCAGACAAACCAATTTCATCTGTGGAATTTAATAACTCGTCTGTTATTGTACACTCATCTGAAGAAACATTTAACGCCAAGCAGTTGTCAAAGCTTGAATATGATAACCTCAGAAAAAATGATTTATCAAAACTTTTTAACATAACAATTATATTTTTGATAGTTCTAACTAGTGCAGCTATATTTAACTATGCACAAATATATATATTAAACTATGTTGGTCAAAAAGTAATATACAATTTGAGAGCTGAAATCTTTGCTCACATACAAAAGCTTTCTTTATCATTTTTTAATAAAAATCCAATAGGTAAATTAGTAACTCGTGCTACTAACGATATGAAAAATATAAGCGAGCTATTCACAGATGTATTGATAACTCTGCTTAAAGATATGCTTTTAATACTTGGAACAATAGGTATCATGCTAAAAATAAACATGAAAGTAAGCCTCATATGTTTATCAACTATTCCTTTGTTGATATTATTATCTTTCATCTTTAGAAAATTTGCGAGAAAGTCATTTTTAGAAGTCAAGAAAAAACTAGGTATTATAAATGCTTCACTAAGCGAAAACATAACTGGTATGTCCGTAATCCAAATTTTTGGTCAAGAAGAAAAGATGTTTAATAGATTCCACGACAAAAATAGGGATCACTATAATTCAAGTGTCAAACAACTTTTGATTTTTGCTATATTTAGACCATCTATGAATGTTATTTATACTATGAGCTTATGCTTATTGATTTGGTTTGGTGGAGGAGAAGTCCTTCGAAATGAACTTCCATTTGGGGTTTTATTTGCCTTCATAAACTATACCGAACAACTTTTTAGGCCTATATTTGATTTAAGTGAAAAATTCAACATACTCGAATCTGCCATGGCTTCATCAGAAAGAGTTTTTCAGATTCTAGATACAAAAGAAGAAATTCCAAGAAACGGGTCTAAAATATTAGAATCAAATTTTGATGGAAAAATAGAATTCAAAAACGTTTACTTTGCTTATGACAAAGAATGGATATTAGAAGATGTCTCTTTTGTAATAAAACCTGGACAAACAGCTGCTTTCGTTGGAGCTACAGGTTCTGGAAAAACAACTATAATGAGTTTGTTAACGAGGTTATACGATATACAAAAAGGTCAAATCCTAATTGACAATATAGATATAAGAGACTATGACCTTGACTATTTGAGATCTCAAATAAATTCAGTATTGCAAGATGTATTCTTGTTTGCCGGAACTATAGAAGAAAACATACATCTAAATGACCCTAATGTTTCTTCAGATACTGCTAGAAAAGCTGCTAAATTTGTAAATGCAGATACATTTATATCTAAATTTAATGATAACTATAATCATATGGTTGTTGAAAATGGAGCTACTTTATCTTCTGGTCAAAAACAGCTTATTTCTTTTGCTAGAGCACTTGCTTTTAGTCCATCTATATTGATACTTGATGAAGCTACTTCAAATATTGATACAGAAACTGAACTTTTAATTCAAGATGCAACAACAAAAGTAATGAAAGGCAGAACAACCTTAGTTGTTGCTCATAGACTTTCAACCATTCAACATGCTGATCAAATAATAGTTCTTCATCATGGAAAGATAAAAGAAATTGGAACGCATCAAGAACTATTAAAACAAAACGGTATGTACCACACTCTTTATAAATTGCAGTATAAAGAATCGCAAGTTTCTTAAAGCACTAGCCACTATAGGATACAATTTCACCTCTTATCCTATAAATTTATTAAGCATCAAATTTTATAGAATAGCTTTTTCTCATAAAAGAATTACATTAGTATATAGATTTTTTCACTTCATTAAAAAAGGTACTATCTGATTTTATCAGATAGTACCTTTTCTATTTTCTTTTATTTCCATACAGTATCCAATAATTAAATAGTATACCTGCCGCTCCAACCGTACTTATGAGCTTAAAACTAATTTCCAATGAATATATTTCTGCTATTTTCCCAACTAGCGGAAATGCTATTATCATCATAAAACTAAATGCCATACTCTGTAACGATATAATAGATGCTCTTTGCTCACTTGGAATTAACTCTTGAATGTAAGTGCTCGTAGCTATAAATAACGCCGATTCAAAAACCATTATGCCAACATAGCCAACTATAGTCCATGAATTCCATCCTATAAACAACGCCATAATTAGTATTACAGCTGAACAAAGTGCTATTAATTTTTTATCTCCAATTTTCTTTTCTAATTTGTGGGTATGCATTGCAACAATTGCCCCTACACCTCCGGATACAGCAAATATTATACCCATATCTAACTCACTAAGTCCTTTTAACTTCCAATAGTTCTGAAGGTAATAGTGAAAGCAAGCATTCATAGTCGATATATATTCCACTAAAACTATAAACGCAGCAATTTTAGGCTTATTTTTTATGACTTGTATACTCTTTTCAAGTTGTTCTTTCATTGATTTAAATGGTGATTTTATCTCAGCTTTCTTCTCTGAAATAACTGGTTCTTCAAAAAATAACCCTATCACAAATGATATCAATCCCATAACTAATGTCATGTAAAACGCCCATTTATATGCTATTGTCGCTAGATAACCACCAATCAATTTGGCTAATATAGCACTTACCTGATATATTACTTCTTCTTTGCCAACAACTTTCATATACTCATCTGATTTTCCATCAAGTTTCAAACTATCATACACTAACGCTTCACCAGAACCTGACTCTAAGTTATAAGAAAGAGCCGTTATAGCAAATGCAAATAGATACCCAATAAAACTTGAAGAGAATATCATAAGCAACGTACTTATAACACTACAAATCCGTCCAATCAACCTGCTTACTTTTCTACCATATAGATCCGCTATTATACCTGTCGGAACCTCCATTGTAAATGAAACTAAGTGAAAAAAGCCTTCAAGTATGCCAAGTTCAGTAAGCGATAATCCTCTGTATGCCAAATAAATCATCCAAATTCCTTGTGTACAATCTAGGAATTTGAAAAATGAAAATGCATAATGAATATTAATATTTTTTTTATAATTTTTTGTTAACATCGTGCCCTCCAATATCGATTTTGTTTACATAATATTTTTTCAAATTTAAACTAAACCAATATCAATTGAGTTCCAGTTTTCATTTTTACGTAAACAACACTTCGAATATATCGAGTCACGATGACTTTCCCCTTCCTTTTTTACTTCTATCTAAAATAACCAATAACATCATTCCAAAACATAATATGAACCACGGATGCTGTATACCATCCTA
Above is a window of Tissierellales bacterium DNA encoding:
- a CDS encoding ABC transporter ATP-binding protein/permease, which gives rise to MITKSFKNFKNTFRFLIPFLKENRINYFLGIIFLLGADILQLIMPKVLGILTDKLQSYQLNQNDFIYYIAIIFSVAIGVAICRFSWRMFIFGSSRKLEFSLRELLFKHLETLSQTFYHNSTTGDLMAHATNDIQAVRMAFGGGIVMAVDAFFLTLSTIFMMAININLTLTLIALIPLPIIAILIGLFGPKVQNRFKNVQEAFSQLTNKVQENFSGIRVIKSFVQERNVNNDFCDVNDLNLRKNMNLVKLFGFMMPMVTFVSSLSFIVALSLGGYMVINLQITLGQFVSFVTYLGLLTWPMMAIGFVVNILQRGMASMKRINKILETMPEVTDRAADFSINDFDGTLEYRNVSFSYPNSDFPALENISFKLEAGKTLAIVGRTGSGKTTLVNLLLRRFTDYSGSITIDQTPIEHYPLKILTEKIGYVPQSVFLFSTSIEDNLNFAGLNTTSDSMEKACSNAMILDEINRFPNGFNTILGEKGVNLSGGQKQRLSIARALIKKPRILILDDSLSAVDTSTEEQILYHLNINTNDSSTILIAHRLSTLQNADHIIVLDEGKIIQSGNHEQLVTKNGLYKDLYEKQQLEDILSKEV
- a CDS encoding ABC transporter ATP-binding protein/permease, which produces MSTKRSHNIFLRLLKYAKPYISLLLICLLFVFLSTAADLARPYLIKIAIDDCITPSNEIVSYDGKDYKLLIYDNSPLLIDASNADKPISSVEFNNSSVIVHSSEETFNAKQLSKLEYDNLRKNDLSKLFNITIIFLIVLTSAAIFNYAQIYILNYVGQKVIYNLRAEIFAHIQKLSLSFFNKNPIGKLVTRATNDMKNISELFTDVLITLLKDMLLILGTIGIMLKINMKVSLICLSTIPLLILLSFIFRKFARKSFLEVKKKLGIINASLSENITGMSVIQIFGQEEKMFNRFHDKNRDHYNSSVKQLLIFAIFRPSMNVIYTMSLCLLIWFGGGEVLRNELPFGVLFAFINYTEQLFRPIFDLSEKFNILESAMASSERVFQILDTKEEIPRNGSKILESNFDGKIEFKNVYFAYDKEWILEDVSFVIKPGQTAAFVGATGSGKTTIMSLLTRLYDIQKGQILIDNIDIRDYDLDYLRSQINSVLQDVFLFAGTIEENIHLNDPNVSSDTARKAAKFVNADTFISKFNDNYNHMVVENGATLSSGQKQLISFARALAFSPSILILDEATSNIDTETELLIQDATTKVMKGRTTLVVAHRLSTIQHADQIIVLHHGKIKEIGTHQELLKQNGMYHTLYKLQYKESQVS
- a CDS encoding MFS transporter — its product is MLTKNYKKNINIHYAFSFFKFLDCTQGIWMIYLAYRGLSLTELGILEGFFHLVSFTMEVPTGIIADLYGRKVSRLIGRICSVISTLLMIFSSSFIGYLFAFAITALSYNLESGSGEALVYDSLKLDGKSDEYMKVVGKEEVIYQVSAILAKLIGGYLATIAYKWAFYMTLVMGLISFVIGLFFEEPVISEKKAEIKSPFKSMKEQLEKSIQVIKNKPKIAAFIVLVEYISTMNACFHYYLQNYWKLKGLSELDMGIIFAVSGGVGAIVAMHTHKLEKKIGDKKLIALCSAVILIMALFIGWNSWTIVGYVGIMVFESALFIATSTYIQELIPSEQRASIISLQSMAFSFMMIIAFPLVGKIAEIYSLEISFKLISTVGAAGILFNYWILYGNKRK